Genomic segment of Vespa crabro chromosome 18, iyVesCrab1.2, whole genome shotgun sequence:
AATtgttagaatatattttaagtcTTATTCCTCCTTATAAAGATTTGCAAGAATGTAAGCTTGTCTCAAAACGATGGTTTCGTGCAACTAAAAGTATGTATATTACAATTGAaatcttgttaataatgttctcCATCTGTAATAATTGTCaaacgtatattttattatatagatgtTATAGAGCACAATGAGGCACACTTTCGCAAAGCTGTATCATTTGGTGCTTTGTTTTGGAGTCTTTGGCCAAAAAAAACTCGAATGCCTACGATAAGCAAAAGACATTCTCATTCAGCCTGCATTTATGAAAACTCCATGTATGTATTTGGTGGATGTACTGCAACTTCTACTACATTTAATGATTTATGGAGATTAGATTTAGATACAAGAACTTGGGTCAGACCAATCACAATGGGCAGCTATCCATCACCAAAGGCTTGTGCTACTATGTTGTATTACAAAAAGAGTTTCGTTCTCTTTGGTGGATGGTCTTATCCTTCTCGTTATCCTTTACACCAGGTAcaaataatcgtttttatttatttcatatgacACATTCTtcataatatttcctttttagcAATGGAAGCTGTTTAATGAGTTACACGTCTACTCgatagaaacaaataaatggaATGCTATCAACACATTAGAAGCACCACCACCTATGTCAGCTCATTCCGCAACAATTCATGGAAACAATATGGTTGTCTTTGGTGGTATTCATTGTGGACTTCGGTAAAAGCTTTTATTATGTCGCATCTTAAATTCTTTCAATCGAATTGAGAATTCCTGAAATGCTTTGAATTTTTTTGAGGTAGTTCCAATGACTTGTGGTGTTTAAACTTGGATACATATTCTTGGCATAAACAAGCCACAGCAATTATAAAGCCACGACCACGTTATGGCCAATCGCAAATTCATTTAGGAGACAGGTATATCCTTGTACTAGGAGGTTGTACCGGTCCTAATGCAGCTATGAATGATGCTTGGTTATTAAATATGACAGAGCCAACatggaaatggaaaaaagtaatattatatcacCCAGAATGGGCGCCGGCGCGTATTTGGTGTCATCAGGCTTGCAAGGTGgcatataataaattcatttaaaatataatcgatcaatttaacatcatataaatatatatatatatatatatatatatatgtactttcgCTTGTTAGGTTGGAAATTATATTGTTGTGTTAAGTAACAACAAGCGACATGCTAAAGTAAATGACATGAGCATAgcaatgaaaaatgttacctgtCAAAGACCATCCAGATTACCGGACGTATCTCCTTTGCAAGAAAGGTTTGTGATATTTTACGATCTTTCAAATCTTACattttttaacaatgtttttaaataaatctttttctcaGTAAACAAAGACACAGAGCAGACATAGATACGGATGAAAATGTGAATGGCCGGCATGGGTCTTTCTCAAGATCACCCTCACAAAGTAGAATGAGTAATCCACCATCgcgaaaatcaaatttttctaaGATCGTGCCATTTTGTTGTGACAGTGCACTGAGTATGGCAGCATTTCGTGATAAAccaactaataataatttgagtATCAATCGGCAGCGCCAATTAGAATATCTTaaaaagatggaagaaaaGATCAGAAGTAGAAAGACACAAACGAAAGTTGCAAAAAGAACAGAGAATAcgttatctatatttattttagatataaGCAAAGTACTTTGTGATGAATGTAGTGCATCTTGGGTTCCCTTGAAAGAAATTGATCAATCAGGACCAGACGAAAGAATTTTGTATTCGCTTGTGATGGGAAGAGGAGAATTAATTGTCTTTGGAGGTATTCGCAAAGAGCAAACTAATATGCAAACTCAGCCAGATGTGGATGATTTGGAAGTGTATAATGATCTGCATTTTATAAATCCAccaaaatatgttatataatattatattaacgtGAAAGCTTGGTTTTCAAGATTCCTATGTGTGagaacgaaattaaaattatcatctttattaatttaatagcaatatgcatatatgataGCACCAATGTCACTTAATGCAATTTTATGTTACTAatagaaattgtaaatatttatttgcgaATTATGTCGAAATTTGATTGGAATCGATATTTAATCTCTAATAGTAATTGAATTCAAAGAAGACaaattttaatgtttcttaTCTCTTATTAAAAGACGGAAATACTATGGAAGTTATTCACTTCTAAAACTATAGATGTAAGGTAATGGAATTGatgtgataataattttaaaacacaAGAGAATCAAATACTTCGGACATAAGTTATTTGAttgcaaaatttttattcaaacattttgttctattttcataaatagagtatatttcaaatatcaaacttgcaaattttataatttaatttattgatgatcctatattatttttaataacaaatgcGCGCGTGAAAAATCATCgatctattaaatattaaaattatgtacattatttaaaataattgcaTAAAAAATCAATACAGACTCATAtgtatttctaattatatacacaatctctctctctctctctctctgtactagttataatagtatataaaaatgatatttatacgaatatttgCTTAAAAGAGAGCTTTCTAAATGTTCCTTTAAATGatggaatataatttaaagtgtattatatatgtatgtatgtacatacattcaAAATTATCtgcaaatattaatataaaattttcttgctATTCAAATAAATCTTATTGTCAATTAATAGtgcaatattaaataacaaaacaattcTTTTCTGGTTTTAGATCATTCAGTCTAATCGTGGtaatagattaattaattacttcttTTAATAACTTGAACTGcacattatatttaaatacattgatTGTAATGGGTAGTACATTCACTCATCTTCGTTTGTGTCATTGTCTGCTGTTTTTAAGCTACCAAATACTTGCGATGGAATGACTTGTTTTTCAATAGACATTTCtataacaaacaaacaaaaaattaaaaaaaaaagagaacatttaattatatcataagaaataataacgtatataagTAAAATGATAAGTAAGTAGAATACAAGATTTTTTACCTTCTTcaatctcttcttctccttcattctcattatcatcatccatatccatatcaatatcaatttcATCTGGATTATTTACACGTGATGATTCTTTTCCATCTGTTTCTGTTATACCACGTACAAATTTAATAGTATCCTTCAATCCAGATTGAGTAGTCGTGTCTGAAAGTAAAGAATAGATTGTCATATAATTTCTacctacaataataataataataataataatttgattacaattattaaaatatttaccagAGATTTTATTATCTAGCGCACGCATACTATCAATTTGTACACCAGACACTTGATTAGATACATTATTCAACATTTGAGCAGACATCATATTCACTTGGGTATTATACATGGCTTGCACACTACGTTTGATTCTAAGCATTTCACGCATCGTATCTTCATTTCCATGCTGTACTTCAAATTCCTTCCACACTTTCCAAAAGTTCGATGATACCTTTTtaacagaaatatattattaatataattattacgatcttTCATCGCGAATTGATCAATTCCTTCAAAATACCCTAGGATCACATATTTGACTACAATGTGCATAAATAGCTCTTGCCCTATCTACTTCTCCTAATTTTGTTTCCATTTCAGCAAATCTTAAACACATTTCTCTTgtattttcatcatttaaaACTTCAATAGCCTTTTCGTATATTTGTCTAGTTTTTGGCACACCATAAATATCTGCtgctttctttatatatatgttaaacatctaaaaacgaaaaacaaaaaaatgtataaaaagttACGTTTgcatagaaaatttattaaaaatatataataaaaa
This window contains:
- the LOC124430406 gene encoding F-box only protein 42, encoding MSAKMQCRIDDLPDELLEYILSLIPPYKDLQECKLVSKRWFRATKNVIEHNEAHFRKAVSFGALFWSLWPKKTRMPTISKRHSHSACIYENSMYVFGGCTATSTTFNDLWRLDLDTRTWVRPITMGSYPSPKACATMLYYKKSFVLFGGWSYPSRYPLHQQWKLFNELHVYSIETNKWNAINTLEAPPPMSAHSATIHGNNMVVFGGIHCGLRSNDLWCLNLDTYSWHKQATAIIKPRPRYGQSQIHLGDRYILVLGGCTGPNAAMNDAWLLNMTEPTWKWKKVILYHPEWAPARIWCHQACKVGNYIVVLSNNKRHAKVNDMSIAMKNVTCQRPSRLPDVSPLQESKQRHRADIDTDENVNGRHGSFSRSPSQSRMSNPPSRKSNFSKIVPFCCDSALSMAAFRDKPTNNNLSINRQRQLEYLKKMEEKIRSRKTQTKVAKRTENTLSIFILDISKVLCDECSASWVPLKEIDQSGPDERILYSLVMGRGELIVFGGIRKEQTNMQTQPDVDDLEVYNDLHFINPPKYVI